A genomic window from Fusarium verticillioides 7600 chromosome 5, whole genome shotgun sequence includes:
- a CDS encoding CMGC/SRPK protein kinase — translation MATCSLKSLRRPSLNLMSGARKRSFPFNGLISKAATRGLATVTTQTTQPAMMMEDHNTRLINMGYNYNYIEHVENLEQYRLGGFHPVSLGETINDRYLVLNKLGHGGYSTVWLSWDILKQKYAALKIVLADFGEDSTEVDVLQRLEAKAGKKHPGRSLIRHVTDNFHFDGPNGRHTCLVNDPAMMSLRLAKDASFTRLFQPRTARAIAAQVVQSIAYLHEGGVVHGDLHLDNILLQLPDRIKQLSPDQLHERHSHPATVPVTRLDGLPLDENAPRNAVLPIWLGQKSEDVALADAKILLGDFGESYLPSQEKRQYSNAPIRYRAPETQFPDVCQPLSFSSDIWSLGCLLWNIVGQRPLFDAWTLSEDDILQDQIDLLGEIPDEWSAYGAKRSEYWVEDVEEEAATQATTQGGYTWDDRFERCVQQGRKESGMKPMSRDEKEAFIDMMKKIITFRPEDRITAKDLLESRWMKQWALPELKKLTAS, via the coding sequence ATGGCTACTTGCAGTCTCAAGTCGCTGCGGCGACCATCACTCAACCTCATGTCTGGAGCGAGAAAGAGGTCTTTTCCTTTCAATGGCCTCATCTCAAAAGCTGCCACTCGTGGCTTAGCTACCGTCACCACTCAAACAACACAGCCAGctatgatgatggaagacCACAACACTAGACTGATCAACATGGGCTACAACTACAACTACATCGAACATGTCGAAAACCTCGAACAGTACCGCCTTGGAGGCTTCCACCCCGTATCCCTAGGTGAAACCATCAACGACCGCTACCTGgtcctcaacaagctcggCCACGGTGGATACTCAACTGTCTGGCTCTCATGGGACATCTTGAAACAGAAGTATGCCGCATTGAAGATTGTACTAGCAGATTTCGGTGAAGACTCAACAGAAGTCGATGTCCTTCAGCGTCTGGAAGCCAAAGCTGGGAAGAAACATCCCGGAAGGTCTCTCATTAGACATGTCACCGATAACTTTCACTTCGATGGTCCCAATGGAAGACACACCTGTCTGGTTAACGACCCGGCGATGATGTCGCTACGCCTTGCGAAGGACGCCTCTTTCACAAGACTCTTTCAGCCACGGACTGCCCGAGCCATCGCCGCTCAGGTTGTGCAGTCCATCGCGTACCTCCATGAGGGCGGTGTAGTACACGGCGACCTCcacctcgacaacatcttgcTCCAGCTTCCGGACCGAATCAAGCAATTATCGCCAGATCAACTTCATGAGCGACATAGTCATCCAGCGACAGTCCCTGTGACGAGACTCGACGGACTTCCTCTTGACGAAAATGCACCGCGAAACGCTGTGCTGCCAATCTGGCTTGGCCAAAAGAGCGAGGATGTAGCTCTGGCAGATGCAAAGATCTTACTGGGCGATTTCGGCGAGTCCTATTTACCAAGTCAAGAAAAGCGCCAATATTCCAACGCTCCGATTCGCTACCGGGCACCCGAAACTCAATTCCCCGATGTGTGTCAACCTCTCTCGTTCAGCTCCGATATTTGgagtcttggctgtctcCTCTGGAACATCGTCGGACAACGCCCGCTATTCGACGCCTGGACCCTCTCAGAAGATGAcatcctccaagaccaaattgaccttcttggtgaAATCCCAGATGAGTGGTCTGCCTACGGCGCTAAGCGATCAGAGTACTGGGTCGAGgacgtcgaagaagaggcgGCCACACAAGCCACTACTCAGGGCGGTTACACATGGGATGACCGCTTTGAGCGCTGTGTACAACAAGGACGAAAGGAGAGCGGCATGAAGCCCATGTCAAgggatgagaaggaggcttTTAttgatatgatgaagaagataaTTACCTTCCGCCCTGAGGATAGGATAACAGCTAAAGACCTACTGGAGTCACGATGGATGAAACAGTGGGCATTGCcggagctgaagaagcttaCAGCTTCATGA